In the Paramormyrops kingsleyae isolate MSU_618 chromosome 6, PKINGS_0.4, whole genome shotgun sequence genome, one interval contains:
- the gnl3 gene encoding guanine nucleotide-binding protein-like 3: MKRPKLKKASKRLSCGKRYKIQKKVREHNRKLRKEAKKKGVTKRVKKDPGVPNVAPFKEEVLREAEQRKLMLEELKAKKKLEKQKERAEKRKKEAASPEDDPKPKKVKKETAKNPEKTSMDKFSRKFLCSELNKVIDASDVIIEVLDARDPLGCRCPQLEEAVLRYEGKKKLLLVLNKIDLVPKKNAEQWLQFLQQEIPTVAVKASTLLQDKTVQDKKNRRWSGAVDQTRGVVCYGGSCLLQLLGDFAAVHQGPLKVGIVGFPNVGKSSLINSLKGVRTCNAGVLRGMTRCKQDIHISKNVKVIDSPGILASPSNPAVTLALRDLPSTEKRENVLDAVRVLLKHCNSQQVMLQYNVPDFKNHQEFLTLFAKKRGFLQKGGIPNSEQAAEVFLCDWTGAKLSYHSKPPENHVLPPYLSDTLVAEMQNGWASDKLQQGNMETIKSVRCPNPASSIAFISSGPTCGLLNIDDVCEVKGTESETVEEEEEEEEEKVLETQPRLDLKEDKMRKSQAKGEKVKKAAAQVTFQSLPVSIDLTSAQKDGDAYDFNVDFK; encoded by the exons ATGAAACGTCCAA AGTTGAAGAAAGCGAGCAAACGATTGTCATGTGGAAAACGttacaaaatacagaaaaag GTTCGGGAGCACAACAGGAAACTACGAAAGGAGGCAAAGAAGAAAGGAGTAACAAAAAGAGTGAAGAAGGATCCTGGAGTCCCCAATGTTGCACCTTTTAAGGAGGAAGTTCTGCGTGAGGCAGAGCAGCGGAAACTGATG CTTGAAGAgctcaaagcaaaaaaaaaacttgagaaGCAAAAGGAACGGGCAGAGAAACGGAAGAAAGAGGCAGCCAGTCCTGAGGATGATCCGAAGCCGAAAAAAGTGAAGAAG GAGACCGCAAAGAATCCAGAGAAAACATCCATGGACAAATTCTCCAGAAAATTCCTCTGCAGTGAATTGAACAAG GTCATTGATGCCTCTGATGTAATCATTGAGGTTCTGGATGCCAGGGATCCACTAGGTTGCCGCTGTCCACAGCTGGAGGAGGCAGTGCTGAGATACGAAGGAAAGAAGAAGCTGCTTCTTGTGTTGAACAAAATTG ATCTTGTGCCCAAAAAGAATGCAGAGCAGTGGCTGCAGTTCCTACAGCAAGAGATCCCAACCGTGGCCGTTAAAGCATCCACTCTGTTACAGGATAAAACTGTG CAAGATAAAAAGAATAGGAGATGGAGTGGAGCTGTTGACCAGACCAGAGGGGTCGTCTGTTATGGTGGCAGCTGTCTTCTGCAGTTACTTGGTGACTTCGCTGCTGTCCATCAGGGGCCCCTCAAAGTTGGTATTGTTG GCTTCCCCAACGTGGGAAAGAGCAGCctcatcaacagcctgaagggCGTCCGTACCTGCAATGCAGGGGTACTGCGGGGAATGACTAG ATGCAAGCAAGATATCCACATTTCTAAAAATGTCAAGGTGATTGACAGTCCTGGTATCCTAGCATCTCCGTCTAATCCTGCAGTTACCTTGGCGCTGAGGGACCTGCCGTCTACGGAGAAGAGGGAGAATGTTCTGGATGCAGTCAGAGTCTTGCTGAAACACTGCAACAGTCAGCAG gtaATGCTTCAGTATAACGTTCCTGACTTTAAAAACCACCAGGAATTTCTAACCCTTTTTGCCAAGAAGCGAGGATTTTTGCAAAAAGGTGGCATTCCCAATTCAGAGCAGGCTGCAGAAGTATTCCTGTGTGATTGGACAGG aGCCAAATTAAGCTACCATTCCAAACCTCCAGAGAACCACGTCCTCCCTCCTTATCTCTCAGACACTCTAGTGGCAGAGATGCAGAATGGATGGGCCAGTGACAAACTTCAGCAGGGCAATATGGAAACCATTAAGA GTGTGAGATGTCCCAATCCAGCAAGCAGCATTGCCTTCATCTCCAGTGGACCCACTTGTGGACTTCTCAATATAGATGATGTATGTGAAGTAAAGGGGACAGAGAGTGAGACagtggaggaggaagaagaagaggaggaggaaaaagTATTGGAAACCCAG CCTAGACTTGATTTAAAAGAAgacaaaatgagaaaaagccaaGCAAAAGgagaaaaagtaaaaaaagcaGCAG CCCAGGTGACGTTTCAGTCCCTCCCTGTCAGTATAGACCTCACTTCGGCACAGAAAGACGGCGACGCGTATGACTTCAATGTGGATTTTAAATGA
- the nek4 gene encoding serine/threonine-protein kinase Nek4 isoform X2 has protein sequence MESYTFVRVVGKGSYGEVNLVRHRTEGKQYVIKKLNLRMSSKRERRSAEQEAQLLSQLRHPNIVTYRESWEGEDCHLYIVMGYCEGGDLYHKLKQQKGELLLERQVVEWFVQIAMALQYLHEKHILHRDLKTQNIFLTKTNIIKVGDLGIARVLENQNDMASTLIGTPYYMSPELFSNKPYNYKSDIWALGCCVYEMATLKHAFNAKDMNSLVYRIVEGKLPQMPSKYNPQLGELIRSMLSKKPEERPDVKHILRQPYIKQQISLFLEATKEKTAKSKKKVLSSQPNSASSLLAPPLSKPEAHNQPLSDISKKGKVREVNYLPQHKSSRPANEALPSPKEYSPEALPQDSLNNTGASLASVSNIDIDILTSKENRKHLKAQPQTLVAPNHIHSDAKPGEERKSRKTQPSSSETHNRKIVTSDSRTNEEPKDVPVRDAVLQPGNLVKSGPSASPEPQNEDTLKLLQEAPASEDIHVKEILDSTGKLLEPLVSVIIEEHSAHELLPSLPSPKLQPPSSTSEPSVSCLHRQRNREKMWENRGNDNEDRTALHGPLPPSSGGFVAENVKRSQSSMEAQTSSSSGIPGSRRLGVAVSHDRPLSARERRRLKQSQEDFCHLAGVPAPRPTSCDIPSSDIRPSHIQEAAVNCTASDTPSKTNKVSRLSQQQSEEDECSSSTSSTDPLEGEHKERKSQSTEMQDLVQLMTQTLRMDSRDPGTEKAGCDATSVPEFKLNRKYRDTLVLHGKAKLDQVDFHLSELPSDTTSGRTKIMRAIERLRTDVAKGLGVKLLNRVLDIMEEDDEGKRELCLREEMGEDTYKAYAVMVRQLKFFEDVVSREWGT, from the exons ATGGAGAGTTATACTTTTGTTAGGGTAGTGGGAAAAGGGAGCTACGGAGAAGTGAATTTGGTCAGACACAGAACAGAAGGAAAACAG TACGTCATCAAGAAGTTGAACTTAAGAATGTCATCAAAACGTGAGAGGAGATCTGCTGAACAGGAAGCACAGCTGCTGTCCCAGCTGCGACACCCTAACATTGTGACATACAGGGAGTCCTGGGAGGGGGAGGACTGCCATCTGTACATCGTCATGGGATACTGTGAAGGGGGGGATCTCTACCACAAGCTGAAGCAGCAGAAGGGCGAACTTCTTCTAGAGAGACAAGTGGTTGAGTGGTTTGTCCAAATCGCCATGGCATTACAG TACCTGCATGAAAAACACATCTTGCATAGAGATTTGAAAACCCAGAACATCTTTCTGACCAAGACAAACATAATAAAAGTTGGAGATCTTGGGATTGCTCGAGTGCTAGAAAACCAGAACGACATGGCCAGTACTTTAATTGGGACACCCTACTATATGAGCCCTGAGCTTTTCTCCAACAAGCCGTACAACTACAAG TCTGACATTTGGGCGCTGGGTTGCTGTGTGTATGAAATGGCCACTCTGAAGCATGCCTTCAATGCGAAGGATATGAACTCCCTGGTGTATCGCATCGTTGAAGGAAAG CTGCCTCAAATGCCCAGCAAATACAACCCACAGCTGGGAGAGCTGATCAGATCCATGCTGAGTAAGAAGCCAGAGGAGAGGCCTGATGTCAAGCACATCCTCCGGCAGCCGTACATCAAGCAGCAGATCTCTTTGTTTTTAGAAGCAACGAAGGA AAAAACTGCCAAATCAAAGAAGAAGGTTCTCAGTAGCCAGCCAAATAGTGCATCTTCACTTCTGGCGCCACCGCTTTCAAAACCTGAGGCTCACAACCAGCCTCTCTCTGATATATCCAAGAAGGGTAAAGTG AGGGAGGTAAACTATTTGCCACAACACAAAAGCAGCAGGCCAGCGAATGAGGCCCTTCCATCCCCAAAAGAGTATTCCCCAGAAGCTCTCCCACAAGACAGTCTTAACAATACAGGGGCATCCTTGGCTAGTGTGAGCAACATTGATATTGACATCCTAACTTCAAAGGAAAATAGAAAGCACTTGAAAGCACAACCTCAAACTCTGGTAGCGCCAAACCACATCCATTCTGATGCCAAGCCAGGCGAAGAGAGGAAAAGCAGGAAAACACAGCCTTCATCATCTGAGACACACAATAGGAAGATAGTGACCAGTGACAGCAGGACTAATGAAGAGCCAAAGGATGTTCCTGTGAGGGATGCTGTCCTCCAACCTGGCAACCTAGTAAAGAGTGGACCATCAGCATCCCCTGAACCTCAGAATGAAGATACTTTGAAGCTGCTCCAAGAAGCACCTGCTTCAGAAGATATTCATGTCAAG GAGATTTTGGACTCAACAGGAAAGCTTTTGGAGCCCCTTGTATCTGTTATAATTGAG GAGCATTCTGCTCATGAGTTGCTACCCAGTCTTCCATCTCCTAAGCTGCAGCCTCCTTCCTCAACTTCTGAACCTTCTGTATCCTGTTTGCATAGACAGAGGAACAGGGAGAAAATGTGGGAAAACAGGGGAAATGACAACGAGGACAGG ACGGCCCTTCACGGGCCTCTGCCACCTTCCTCTGGTGGTTTTGTTGCAGAAAATGTGAAGAGGAGTCAGAGCTCCATGGAGGCACAGACGTCATCCTCATCTGGCATCCCTGGTTCTAGACGTCTTGGTGTTGCAGTGTCACAT GATCGTCCCTTGTCTGCTAGAGAACGAAGAAGACTAAAGCAGTCCCAGGAAGATTTCTGTCACTTAGCTG GTGTTCCTGCACCAAGGCCAACATCATGTGATATTCCCAGTTCAGACATAAGACCTTCTCACATTCAGGAAGCTGCTGTTAACTGCACTGCATCCGATACCCCCAGCAAAACAAACAAG GTAAGCAGGTTGTCACAACAGCAGTCAGAGGAAGATGAATGCAGCTCCTCTACCAGTTCTACGGACCCATTGGAAGGAGAACACAAAGAAAG AAAGAGCCAATCTACTGAAATGCAGGACCTAGTTCAGTTGATGACACAAACATTAAGAATGGATTCCAGAGATCCAGGCACAGAAAAAGCTGGTTGTGATGCCACGTCAGTGCCCGAGTTCAAGCTGAACAGGAAGTACAGAGACACGTTGGTTCTGCATGGGAAGGCAAAATTGGATCAAGTGGATTTTCACTTGAGTGAACTCCCTTCAG ACACTACATCGGGTCGTACAAAGATCATGAGAGCGATTGAACGCTTACGGACTGATGTAGCGAAGGGACTGGGAGTGAAACTTTTAAACAGGGTTCTGGACATTATGGAGGAAGATGATGAGGGCAAGAGAGAG CTGTGTCTCCGAGAAGAAATGGGAGAAGACACCTACAAGGCATATGCTGTGATGGTGCGGCAACTGAAATTCTTTGAGGATGTAGTGTCTAGGGAATGGGGTACCTAG
- the nek4 gene encoding serine/threonine-protein kinase Nek4 isoform X1 produces the protein MESYTFVRVVGKGSYGEVNLVRHRTEGKQYVIKKLNLRMSSKRERRSAEQEAQLLSQLRHPNIVTYRESWEGEDCHLYIVMGYCEGGDLYHKLKQQKGELLLERQVVEWFVQIAMALQYLHEKHILHRDLKTQNIFLTKTNIIKVGDLGIARVLENQNDMASTLIGTPYYMSPELFSNKPYNYKSDIWALGCCVYEMATLKHAFNAKDMNSLVYRIVEGKLPQMPSKYNPQLGELIRSMLSKKPEERPDVKHILRQPYIKQQISLFLEATKEKTAKSKKKVLSSQPNSASSLLAPPLSKPEAHNQPLSDISKKGKVREVNYLPQHKSSRPANEALPSPKEYSPEALPQDSLNNTGASLASVSNIDIDILTSKENRKHLKAQPQTLVAPNHIHSDAKPGEERKSRKTQPSSSETHNRKIVTSDSRTNEEPKDVPVRDAVLQPGNLVKSGPSASPEPQNEDTLKLLQEAPASEDIHVKVYKPSTFMKLKKEILDSTGKLLEPLVSVIIEEHSAHELLPSLPSPKLQPPSSTSEPSVSCLHRQRNREKMWENRGNDNEDRTALHGPLPPSSGGFVAENVKRSQSSMEAQTSSSSGIPGSRRLGVAVSHDRPLSARERRRLKQSQEDFCHLAGVPAPRPTSCDIPSSDIRPSHIQEAAVNCTASDTPSKTNKVSRLSQQQSEEDECSSSTSSTDPLEGEHKERKSQSTEMQDLVQLMTQTLRMDSRDPGTEKAGCDATSVPEFKLNRKYRDTLVLHGKAKLDQVDFHLSELPSDTTSGRTKIMRAIERLRTDVAKGLGVKLLNRVLDIMEEDDEGKRELCLREEMGEDTYKAYAVMVRQLKFFEDVVSREWGT, from the exons ATGGAGAGTTATACTTTTGTTAGGGTAGTGGGAAAAGGGAGCTACGGAGAAGTGAATTTGGTCAGACACAGAACAGAAGGAAAACAG TACGTCATCAAGAAGTTGAACTTAAGAATGTCATCAAAACGTGAGAGGAGATCTGCTGAACAGGAAGCACAGCTGCTGTCCCAGCTGCGACACCCTAACATTGTGACATACAGGGAGTCCTGGGAGGGGGAGGACTGCCATCTGTACATCGTCATGGGATACTGTGAAGGGGGGGATCTCTACCACAAGCTGAAGCAGCAGAAGGGCGAACTTCTTCTAGAGAGACAAGTGGTTGAGTGGTTTGTCCAAATCGCCATGGCATTACAG TACCTGCATGAAAAACACATCTTGCATAGAGATTTGAAAACCCAGAACATCTTTCTGACCAAGACAAACATAATAAAAGTTGGAGATCTTGGGATTGCTCGAGTGCTAGAAAACCAGAACGACATGGCCAGTACTTTAATTGGGACACCCTACTATATGAGCCCTGAGCTTTTCTCCAACAAGCCGTACAACTACAAG TCTGACATTTGGGCGCTGGGTTGCTGTGTGTATGAAATGGCCACTCTGAAGCATGCCTTCAATGCGAAGGATATGAACTCCCTGGTGTATCGCATCGTTGAAGGAAAG CTGCCTCAAATGCCCAGCAAATACAACCCACAGCTGGGAGAGCTGATCAGATCCATGCTGAGTAAGAAGCCAGAGGAGAGGCCTGATGTCAAGCACATCCTCCGGCAGCCGTACATCAAGCAGCAGATCTCTTTGTTTTTAGAAGCAACGAAGGA AAAAACTGCCAAATCAAAGAAGAAGGTTCTCAGTAGCCAGCCAAATAGTGCATCTTCACTTCTGGCGCCACCGCTTTCAAAACCTGAGGCTCACAACCAGCCTCTCTCTGATATATCCAAGAAGGGTAAAGTG AGGGAGGTAAACTATTTGCCACAACACAAAAGCAGCAGGCCAGCGAATGAGGCCCTTCCATCCCCAAAAGAGTATTCCCCAGAAGCTCTCCCACAAGACAGTCTTAACAATACAGGGGCATCCTTGGCTAGTGTGAGCAACATTGATATTGACATCCTAACTTCAAAGGAAAATAGAAAGCACTTGAAAGCACAACCTCAAACTCTGGTAGCGCCAAACCACATCCATTCTGATGCCAAGCCAGGCGAAGAGAGGAAAAGCAGGAAAACACAGCCTTCATCATCTGAGACACACAATAGGAAGATAGTGACCAGTGACAGCAGGACTAATGAAGAGCCAAAGGATGTTCCTGTGAGGGATGCTGTCCTCCAACCTGGCAACCTAGTAAAGAGTGGACCATCAGCATCCCCTGAACCTCAGAATGAAGATACTTTGAAGCTGCTCCAAGAAGCACCTGCTTCAGAAGATATTCATGTCAAGGTTTATAAACCCAGTActttcatgaaattgaaaaag GAGATTTTGGACTCAACAGGAAAGCTTTTGGAGCCCCTTGTATCTGTTATAATTGAG GAGCATTCTGCTCATGAGTTGCTACCCAGTCTTCCATCTCCTAAGCTGCAGCCTCCTTCCTCAACTTCTGAACCTTCTGTATCCTGTTTGCATAGACAGAGGAACAGGGAGAAAATGTGGGAAAACAGGGGAAATGACAACGAGGACAGG ACGGCCCTTCACGGGCCTCTGCCACCTTCCTCTGGTGGTTTTGTTGCAGAAAATGTGAAGAGGAGTCAGAGCTCCATGGAGGCACAGACGTCATCCTCATCTGGCATCCCTGGTTCTAGACGTCTTGGTGTTGCAGTGTCACAT GATCGTCCCTTGTCTGCTAGAGAACGAAGAAGACTAAAGCAGTCCCAGGAAGATTTCTGTCACTTAGCTG GTGTTCCTGCACCAAGGCCAACATCATGTGATATTCCCAGTTCAGACATAAGACCTTCTCACATTCAGGAAGCTGCTGTTAACTGCACTGCATCCGATACCCCCAGCAAAACAAACAAG GTAAGCAGGTTGTCACAACAGCAGTCAGAGGAAGATGAATGCAGCTCCTCTACCAGTTCTACGGACCCATTGGAAGGAGAACACAAAGAAAG AAAGAGCCAATCTACTGAAATGCAGGACCTAGTTCAGTTGATGACACAAACATTAAGAATGGATTCCAGAGATCCAGGCACAGAAAAAGCTGGTTGTGATGCCACGTCAGTGCCCGAGTTCAAGCTGAACAGGAAGTACAGAGACACGTTGGTTCTGCATGGGAAGGCAAAATTGGATCAAGTGGATTTTCACTTGAGTGAACTCCCTTCAG ACACTACATCGGGTCGTACAAAGATCATGAGAGCGATTGAACGCTTACGGACTGATGTAGCGAAGGGACTGGGAGTGAAACTTTTAAACAGGGTTCTGGACATTATGGAGGAAGATGATGAGGGCAAGAGAGAG CTGTGTCTCCGAGAAGAAATGGGAGAAGACACCTACAAGGCATATGCTGTGATGGTGCGGCAACTGAAATTCTTTGAGGATGTAGTGTCTAGGGAATGGGGTACCTAG